One Pararhizobium sp. IMCC3301 DNA segment encodes these proteins:
- a CDS encoding heparan-alpha-glucosaminide N-acetyltransferase, producing MIDALRGAALIGMIVYHAGWNLDTFQFTELGVTSAPGWIGFARLIAGSFVMLSGVSLVLADAAGHDANLKLWRIGKVAIAALLVTIATYFIFPETFVYFGILHLIALSGLLAWPLLRLHWLVVFGLALGIVIINQTVALEFADTRWLAWIGISRFVPPANDYVPIIPWFAVVLLGIPLGHMILSQVWLQNLLAANPRWLVPLGWMGRYSLIIYLIHQPILFGMASTAYYLTR from the coding sequence ATGATTGATGCGTTGCGCGGTGCTGCGCTGATCGGAATGATCGTCTATCATGCCGGCTGGAACCTGGATACCTTCCAGTTTACCGAACTCGGCGTCACCAGCGCACCAGGCTGGATTGGATTTGCCAGGCTCATCGCCGGCAGTTTCGTGATGCTTTCGGGCGTGTCGCTGGTGCTGGCAGATGCCGCCGGGCACGACGCAAACCTCAAGCTTTGGCGCATCGGCAAGGTCGCAATAGCCGCTCTGCTCGTCACCATCGCCACCTATTTCATTTTCCCCGAAACGTTCGTGTATTTCGGCATATTGCATCTCATTGCGCTGTCGGGCCTGCTGGCCTGGCCGCTGTTGCGTCTGCACTGGCTTGTCGTTTTCGGCCTTGCGCTGGGAATTGTCATCATCAACCAGACGGTCGCGCTTGAATTTGCCGATACGCGCTGGCTTGCCTGGATCGGGATCAGCCGGTTTGTCCCGCCGGCCAATGATTATGTGCCGATCATTCCATGGTTTGCCGTGGTGCTGCTCGGTATTCCCCTCGGCCATATGATATTAAGCCAGGTCTGGCTGCAAAATCTGCTCGCCGCTAATCCACGATGGCTCGTGCCGCTCGGCTGGATGGGTCGCTACAGCCTGATTATCTATCTGATCCATCAGCCGATTTTATTCGGCATGGCATCAACAGCCTATTATCTCACTCGATAA
- a CDS encoding AMP-binding protein produces MKKPKAMSVLAPVTKQSPATAYVTLDSAAWNKTLFEALLDARDRWGGERIVVEDSDRVPVSYDRLILEATILGSKLEKLSAPGERFGLMLPNVAGLAAVFFGLQCSGRVPAMLNFSSGLKNLLAACRTTRMETMVTSRKFIEQAGLEDLIEGLKDQVQVVWTEDLRDSIGTFDKLRGAWHAKRARQRFERRRVVPSDTAVMLFTSGSEGVPKGVALSHMGVLANCEQFLKTEKIDETRAIFNPLPVFHSFGLTVGFIAPVVAGLRTYLYPSPLHYKQIPAEVKASGCDILVGTDTFAAGWGRVASQDDFANLTLVVLGAERVKEATRKLWMDKFGLWLLEGYGATECAPVISANTEEHHKDGSVGRLMPGMKYRIEPIPGLKSGGRLHVKGPNIMRGYMRHEAPGLLEPTTAGWHDTGDIVDFDEDGFITIQGRAKRFAKIGGEMISLGAVEANIAQVWPEHNHAVVAIDHTSKGEALVLVTDKTDPDMKRLVKWAKINGVPELMMPKKFIIVKELPVLGTGKLDYAGIQQLVIE; encoded by the coding sequence ATGAAAAAGCCAAAAGCGATGTCTGTGCTGGCGCCGGTAACCAAACAAAGTCCGGCGACGGCCTATGTCACGCTGGATTCTGCGGCCTGGAATAAAACTCTGTTTGAAGCTCTGCTGGATGCGCGTGATCGCTGGGGTGGCGAGCGCATTGTGGTGGAGGACAGCGACCGCGTGCCGGTGAGCTATGATCGGCTGATTCTGGAAGCAACTATTCTTGGCAGCAAACTGGAAAAGCTTTCCGCCCCGGGCGAGCGGTTCGGGCTGATGTTGCCGAATGTTGCTGGCTTGGCTGCGGTTTTTTTCGGGCTCCAGTGCAGTGGCCGGGTTCCGGCCATGCTGAATTTTTCAAGCGGTCTGAAAAACCTGCTGGCGGCGTGCAGGACGACGCGCATGGAAACCATGGTAACGTCGCGAAAATTCATTGAGCAGGCCGGGTTGGAGGATCTTATTGAAGGTCTGAAAGACCAGGTTCAAGTTGTGTGGACTGAAGATCTGCGCGACAGCATCGGCACATTCGACAAGCTGCGCGGAGCGTGGCATGCGAAACGGGCCAGACAGCGTTTTGAACGCCGCCGCGTTGTGCCAAGCGATACTGCGGTGATGCTGTTTACCTCTGGCTCCGAGGGTGTGCCAAAAGGTGTCGCGCTCAGCCATATGGGGGTGCTGGCGAATTGCGAACAGTTCCTGAAAACTGAAAAGATTGATGAAACCCGGGCGATCTTCAATCCGCTGCCGGTGTTTCATTCCTTCGGCCTGACTGTGGGATTTATTGCGCCGGTTGTGGCCGGGTTGCGGACCTATCTCTATCCTTCACCGCTGCACTACAAACAAATTCCGGCGGAAGTGAAGGCGTCCGGCTGCGATATTCTGGTTGGAACGGATACATTTGCCGCAGGGTGGGGACGCGTGGCGAGCCAGGATGACTTTGCCAATCTGACGCTGGTTGTGCTGGGTGCGGAGCGGGTCAAGGAAGCGACCCGGAAACTCTGGATGGATAAATTCGGCCTCTGGCTGCTGGAAGGCTACGGCGCTACGGAATGCGCGCCGGTGATTTCCGCCAATACCGAAGAGCACCACAAGGATGGCTCAGTCGGGCGTTTGATGCCCGGCATGAAATATCGCATCGAGCCGATCCCCGGCCTGAAATCGGGAGGGCGGCTGCATGTCAAGGGCCCCAATATCATGCGCGGCTATATGCGCCACGAGGCACCGGGCCTGCTGGAGCCGACGACAGCCGGTTGGCATGACACAGGCGACATTGTTGATTTCGATGAAGACGGCTTTATCACCATACAGGGACGGGCGAAGCGCTTTGCCAAAATCGGTGGAGAGATGATCTCCCTGGGTGCTGTGGAAGCCAATATTGCGCAGGTCTGGCCCGAGCACAATCACGCGGTGGTGGCGATTGATCACACCTCGAAAGGCGAGGCACTGGTTCTTGTCACTGATAAGACCGATCCGGATATGAAACGGCTTGTCAAATGGGCGAAGATCAACGGTGTCCCGGAATTGATGATGCCAAAAAAATTCATCATCGTGAAGGAATTGCCGGTGCTTGGGACAGGAAAACTGGATTATGCCGGTATCCAGCAGTTGGTTATCGAGTGA
- a CDS encoding zinc-finger domain-containing protein: MADAITPHFHNTDGVDTIFIGVKEFMCIGARPPQDHPHVFLDMGDESEMVCPYCSTLYRYSADLTATQTRPDGMLIGM, translated from the coding sequence ATGGCAGACGCGATTACCCCTCACTTCCACAATACAGATGGTGTGGACACCATTTTCATTGGCGTGAAAGAGTTCATGTGCATCGGTGCCAGGCCGCCGCAGGACCATCCGCATGTGTTTCTGGATATGGGAGATGAGTCTGAAATGGTCTGTCCCTACTGCTCGACCCTGTACAGATACAGCGCTGATCTGACCGCAACGCAAACCCGGCCGGACGGCATGCTGATCGGGATGTAG
- a CDS encoding FAD-dependent monooxygenase — translation MDDPLSVLVVGGGIGGLTSALALSRQGCRVSVYEQAKAFRPVGAGLQLSSNALSVLERIGLPMGRQNGIEIEKTEVRDGITGRLITRIATPENRHTIVLSRAELQARLLAAVAADAAIELHTGAQMVDILDGKKLVSLTLADGTMRSGDALIGADGAWSQTRRFVNTARPDYSGRIAWRTVMPLSAVPSDISRHTVTLWLAPGAHLVTYPIDKGAAFNAVAITQGDWQAEGWSQPGAMTDLALAFARWHSPVQQLVQSTGNWLKWALCTIDPGMSWTKGRIALLGDAAHAMVPFMAQGAGMSIEDAWVLAQQLGRTTPQEVGGALQKYQTGRQDRVTRVWDTSMQQGKIYHLDGTLRLCRNAVMQTGGRFLKSRYNWIYDWQG, via the coding sequence TTGGATGATCCGCTTTCAGTACTGGTTGTCGGCGGCGGCATTGGCGGCCTGACGTCGGCTCTGGCGCTGTCGCGTCAAGGCTGCCGCGTTTCTGTCTATGAGCAGGCGAAAGCCTTCCGTCCTGTCGGAGCCGGCCTGCAATTATCGTCCAACGCACTTTCGGTGCTGGAACGGATTGGTCTGCCCATGGGGCGGCAGAACGGCATAGAAATCGAAAAGACCGAAGTGCGCGACGGCATTACCGGCCGGCTGATCACGCGCATTGCAACTCCGGAAAATCGCCACACAATTGTCCTGTCCCGCGCAGAATTGCAGGCCAGGCTGCTGGCGGCGGTGGCAGCGGATGCAGCGATCGAGCTGCACACCGGGGCACAAATGGTCGACATTCTGGACGGCAAGAAACTTGTTTCCCTGACCCTGGCCGACGGCACCATGAGATCGGGCGACGCGCTGATCGGTGCCGACGGCGCCTGGTCGCAGACACGCAGGTTTGTCAATACCGCAAGGCCGGATTACTCGGGGCGTATCGCCTGGCGCACGGTCATGCCGCTGTCTGCAGTTCCATCGGATATCAGCCGCCACACTGTCACTTTGTGGCTTGCACCCGGCGCCCATCTTGTTACCTATCCGATTGATAAAGGTGCTGCATTCAATGCGGTCGCTATCACTCAAGGGGACTGGCAGGCAGAGGGCTGGTCGCAGCCCGGAGCGATGACGGATCTGGCACTTGCTTTCGCCCGATGGCACAGCCCTGTCCAGCAGCTGGTGCAGTCGACCGGGAACTGGCTCAAATGGGCACTCTGCACCATTGACCCTGGTATGAGTTGGACCAAGGGCCGCATTGCTCTGCTCGGTGATGCGGCCCACGCCATGGTGCCCTTCATGGCGCAGGGCGCTGGCATGAGCATTGAAGATGCCTGGGTGCTGGCGCAGCAACTCGGCCGCACAACGCCGCAGGAAGTCGGCGGAGCGCTGCAAAAATATCAAACGGGCCGTCAGGACCGGGTGACAAGAGTTTGGGATACCTCTATGCAGCAGGGCAAGATCTATCACCTCGACGGCACCCTGCGCCTCTGCCGCAACGCTGTGATGCAAACCGGTGGGCGTTTTTTGAAAAGCCGATACAACTGGATTTATGACTGGCAGGGATAA
- a CDS encoding Xaa-Pro peptidase family protein: MSEKLVSRISDSELERRWALTRKAMQRAGVDVLVMQNSNEFVGGYVKWFTDIPARQGVPISVIFPLDSEMIVVRAGPRGGNLQDNGRMDWPWRGVNKVLTAPYTTAECTTNINDAKLAAAELAGMGARKIGWVGMGAIRHSFGAHLSGQLEDADFIDFSNEVDEIKAIKSAEEITLIRQTAHLQDQVFADVVGFIEPGMREFEVAAFAYYQTQRLGSTQGFVLTGSAPMGTPATKGLRHFQNRRIEDGDQFTILIETNGPGGFYTEIGRTIVLGKASQEMLSEFDLAHRAQRATLDRLKPGADPAALWDAHNAYMRDANRPEERRLYAHGQGYDLVERPSLRDDDPMKIAEHMSIVVHPTFQTDTTYAWVCDNYMVEANGVSDCLHKTEKKVFQL; the protein is encoded by the coding sequence ATGTCTGAAAAACTTGTTTCACGAATCTCGGACAGCGAATTGGAACGGCGCTGGGCGTTGACCCGCAAAGCCATGCAGCGTGCCGGGGTCGACGTTCTGGTCATGCAGAACAGCAATGAGTTTGTCGGCGGCTATGTGAAATGGTTTACAGACATCCCGGCCCGGCAGGGCGTGCCGATAAGCGTTATCTTTCCGCTGGACAGCGAGATGATCGTGGTGCGTGCAGGACCACGCGGCGGAAACCTGCAGGATAACGGCCGGATGGATTGGCCATGGCGCGGTGTCAACAAGGTTCTGACAGCCCCCTACACCACGGCGGAATGCACCACCAATATCAACGATGCCAAACTGGCGGCTGCGGAACTTGCCGGCATGGGCGCGCGCAAGATTGGCTGGGTCGGCATGGGAGCGATCCGGCACAGTTTTGGAGCCCATCTCTCCGGGCAGTTGGAAGATGCTGATTTCATTGATTTTTCAAATGAAGTTGATGAAATAAAGGCTATCAAAAGCGCCGAAGAGATAACTCTCATCCGCCAGACCGCGCATCTCCAGGATCAGGTTTTTGCCGATGTAGTTGGGTTTATTGAACCAGGCATGCGCGAGTTCGAAGTTGCTGCCTTTGCCTATTACCAAACCCAGCGTCTGGGAAGTACGCAAGGTTTTGTTCTGACCGGGTCCGCTCCGATGGGCACGCCTGCCACGAAGGGCCTGCGCCACTTTCAGAACCGGCGGATCGAGGACGGGGATCAGTTCACCATTTTGATCGAGACGAACGGACCGGGCGGTTTTTACACGGAAATCGGCAGAACCATTGTGCTGGGCAAAGCCAGCCAGGAAATGCTGAGTGAATTCGATCTGGCGCACCGGGCACAGCGCGCAACATTGGACCGTCTCAAACCCGGCGCTGATCCGGCAGCGCTATGGGACGCGCACAATGCGTACATGCGCGACGCGAACCGCCCGGAAGAACGGCGGCTTTACGCCCATGGACAGGGCTACGATCTGGTCGAACGACCCTCATTGCGCGATGACGATCCGATGAAAATCGCCGAACATATGAGCATTGTCGTCCATCCGACTTTTCAGACTGATACCACCTATGCCTGGGTGTGTGACAACTACATGGTTGAAGCGAATGGCGTGTCTGACTGCCTTCATAAAACCGAGAAAAAAGTGTTCCAGCTTTAA
- a CDS encoding alpha/beta fold hydrolase — translation MNLNTLPMTQFDHSGVQICYFDLPPAAGVAVRELPVLLIHGFASNAHVNWVYPSWATTLTGAGYRVIAMDNRGHGSSEKLYDPEAYFAATMAEDAKGLLDHLALDEALVMGYSMGARLSAFLALAHPERVRAVVFGGLGMGMVTGVGASQPIVDALLADDPEQISDDVGKRFRLFADATKSDRKALAACMVSTRQVLLESEIARLQPPCLIAVGSKDDISGSGAGLSALIPGAQYLEIPGRDHQLAVGDKVFKAGVLKFWETL, via the coding sequence ATGAATTTGAATACATTGCCGATGACACAATTCGATCATTCCGGGGTGCAGATCTGCTATTTCGATCTGCCACCGGCGGCTGGGGTGGCTGTGCGTGAATTACCGGTGCTGCTGATCCATGGATTTGCTTCGAATGCCCATGTCAACTGGGTCTATCCATCTTGGGCGACCACGCTGACCGGAGCGGGATACCGCGTCATTGCGATGGACAATCGCGGCCATGGCAGCAGCGAAAAACTGTACGATCCGGAGGCCTATTTCGCCGCAACGATGGCGGAGGATGCAAAAGGGTTGCTGGATCATCTGGCGCTTGATGAAGCCCTGGTCATGGGCTATTCCATGGGCGCGCGGCTGTCGGCTTTTCTGGCACTGGCCCACCCCGAGCGCGTTCGCGCTGTGGTGTTCGGCGGTCTGGGCATGGGCATGGTCACCGGCGTTGGTGCCTCGCAACCGATTGTCGATGCGCTGCTGGCAGACGATCCCGAGCAGATCAGCGATGATGTCGGCAAGCGTTTCCGGCTGTTTGCCGATGCCACCAAAAGCGACCGCAAAGCGCTGGCCGCCTGCATGGTCTCAACCCGTCAGGTTCTGTTGGAAAGCGAGATTGCCAGACTGCAGCCACCCTGTCTGATTGCGGTCGGCTCAAAAGACGATATTTCCGGTTCCGGCGCGGGCCTTTCAGCCCTGATTCCGGGCGCGCAATATCTTGAGATTCCGGGCCGCGATCACCAGCTTGCAGTCGGCGACAAGGTGTTCAAAGCAGGCGTGCTGAAATTCTGGGAGACGCTTTAG
- a CDS encoding alpha-D-glucose phosphate-specific phosphoglucomutase has protein sequence MTIDVVSTNPIEGQKPGTSGLRKKTRVFMEPNYLENFVQSIFNAIGGAEGKTFVVGGDGRYFNKQAIQTILKMAVANGVARTIVGRNGLLSTPAASHLIRLNNTDGGLILSASHNPGGVDEDFGLKFNTPNGGPAPESVTDAMFEQTKKLQSYSIMSAPDVALETIGRQALGAMQIDIVDPVLDYQALMQQLFDFDKIRALFASGFTMRFDAMHAVTGPYASAILEGELGAPDGTVVNSVPLEDFGGGHPDPNPVWAKSLMDLMMSDAAPDFGAASDGDGDRNMVVARGVYITPSDSLAVLAANAHLAPGYKSGLKGVARSMPTSAASDRVAEKLGIGSYETPTGWKFFGNLLDAGMATICGEESAGTGSDHVREKDGLWAILLWLNTIAERQLSAAEILHDHWSTYGRDYYSRHDYEAVPADAAAGLMKALQSKLADLPGKSFAGQTVKQADEFSYHDPVDGSVSENQGVRIVFENAARAVFRLSGTGTEGATLRLYLEQYAPRGTDHLKDTQIALQSVKDAAVEISGLEARLGRTEPDVMT, from the coding sequence GTGACCATTGATGTTGTTTCCACAAATCCGATTGAGGGCCAGAAACCTGGTACTTCCGGACTGCGCAAGAAAACCCGGGTGTTCATGGAACCGAATTATCTGGAGAATTTTGTCCAGTCGATTTTCAACGCAATCGGTGGAGCTGAGGGCAAGACATTCGTGGTCGGCGGGGACGGGCGCTATTTCAACAAACAGGCGATCCAGACCATACTGAAGATGGCGGTAGCCAACGGGGTTGCCAGAACCATTGTCGGCCGCAACGGATTGCTGTCAACGCCTGCAGCCTCCCATCTCATTCGTCTCAACAACACCGATGGCGGTCTGATTCTGTCGGCAAGCCATAATCCGGGCGGAGTGGACGAGGATTTCGGCCTGAAATTCAACACGCCAAATGGGGGGCCTGCGCCGGAAAGCGTAACCGACGCGATGTTTGAGCAGACAAAAAAACTGCAATCCTACTCGATTATGTCGGCACCCGATGTGGCACTGGAAACAATTGGCAGGCAGGCACTGGGCGCCATGCAGATCGACATCGTCGATCCGGTCCTGGACTATCAGGCGCTGATGCAGCAGCTGTTCGACTTTGACAAGATCCGGGCCCTGTTCGCGTCCGGCTTTACCATGCGGTTCGATGCGATGCATGCAGTGACCGGTCCCTATGCGAGTGCAATTCTGGAAGGCGAACTGGGCGCGCCGGATGGCACTGTGGTCAATAGTGTTCCGCTGGAGGATTTCGGTGGCGGGCATCCGGACCCGAATCCGGTGTGGGCCAAATCGCTGATGGATCTGATGATGTCGGATGCCGCACCGGATTTTGGAGCAGCTTCCGATGGCGATGGTGACCGCAACATGGTGGTTGCCCGCGGCGTCTATATCACCCCGTCGGACAGTCTGGCCGTGCTTGCAGCCAATGCCCATCTGGCGCCGGGATATAAATCCGGCCTGAAAGGCGTCGCCCGTTCAATGCCGACCAGCGCGGCGAGTGACAGGGTGGCAGAGAAACTCGGGATCGGCAGCTATGAAACGCCAACCGGCTGGAAATTTTTCGGCAATCTGCTGGATGCCGGCATGGCAACGATTTGCGGCGAGGAAAGCGCTGGCACCGGGTCGGATCATGTGCGTGAGAAAGATGGCCTCTGGGCCATCCTGCTGTGGCTCAACACCATCGCAGAACGGCAATTGTCTGCCGCTGAAATTCTGCACGATCATTGGAGCACCTATGGCCGAGACTATTATTCCCGGCATGATTACGAGGCGGTCCCGGCTGATGCTGCCGCCGGTCTGATGAAGGCGCTTCAATCAAAGTTGGCAGATTTACCGGGGAAATCCTTTGCCGGCCAGACTGTGAAACAAGCTGATGAATTTTCCTATCATGACCCGGTTGACGGGTCTGTCAGCGAAAATCAGGGCGTGCGGATCGTGTTTGAAAATGCCGCGCGCGCTGTGTTCCGCCTGTCTGGCACCGGGACCGAAGGCGCGACACTGCGGCTGTATCTTGAACAATATGCGCCCCGGGGCACAGATCATTTGAAGGACACCCAGATAGCACTGCAGTCAGTTAAAGATGCCGCCGTGGAGATCTCCGGTCTTGAAGCGCGACTTGGCAGAACAGAACCGGATGTGATGACCTAG
- a CDS encoding tripartite tricarboxylate transporter permease: protein MLEAAIDAIFIILDPARFGFLAIGVVIGLAVGIVPGLGGLVGLSILLPFTYALDPYAAIAMLLALSSVVATGDTIPAVLFGVPGTVGSAATVVDGYPMAQKGEAGRAFGAAFSASLLGGLFGAMMLFVSIPVLRPLVLLIGPPELFALCLFGISLVALLSGSNRLKGLAAACLGLLLSAIGDDPNTATPRWTFDTLYLFDGVPLVPLALGMFALPELAGLMMRGGTISRKGRGAAIAGQWQGIRDTFANLGLVFRSSVLGAGLGAIPGLGASIIDWIAYGVAAKTEKGAETTFGHGDVRGVIASESSNNAKEGGSLIPTIAFGVPGTASMAILLGAFQIHGIVPGQTMLTEKLDLTYAMVWSIALANVLGAGICFLFANQLARLALVRVGILVPVVLAVTLLGAFQNSASIEDVYAVIGFGLLGMIMKIFGWSRPALVLGFVLGSLIERYLVISYSLAGAGFLLRPIVAIIIGMTILGIVIPLFKSIIGRWRGPKQENRGGFTLVVNEDLIFAALIVIVFLSAFFTQEDWPLKARLMPNVFAGAGILFAIWVVFGVALSNSNQRKETSGAGVATNFLVFGFSNLRETYLTKSAMRGLRFFLYCFGFVILAQMTGVLISVFLLTLILLSSESREKPWMAFCIAGAVFLFSYGLFHLLVNVPWPNSMLGDVFPALRDSFMTDIL from the coding sequence ATGCTTGAAGCCGCAATTGACGCAATTTTTATCATTCTGGATCCAGCTCGGTTCGGGTTTCTGGCGATTGGCGTGGTGATCGGGCTGGCGGTCGGCATTGTCCCCGGTCTTGGTGGTCTGGTGGGTCTTTCAATCCTGCTGCCTTTTACATATGCGCTGGACCCCTATGCCGCAATTGCCATGCTGCTTGCGCTGTCATCGGTGGTTGCGACCGGCGACACCATCCCCGCCGTTTTGTTCGGGGTGCCCGGTACAGTGGGCTCGGCTGCCACGGTGGTCGATGGCTACCCCATGGCGCAAAAGGGTGAAGCAGGTCGTGCCTTTGGAGCGGCCTTTTCAGCATCCCTGCTTGGCGGGCTGTTCGGGGCCATGATGCTGTTTGTCAGCATACCGGTGCTCAGGCCGCTGGTGCTGCTTATCGGCCCCCCGGAACTGTTCGCGCTGTGCCTGTTCGGAATTTCCCTCGTGGCCCTGCTCAGCGGGTCCAATCGTCTCAAAGGCTTGGCGGCAGCGTGTCTTGGCCTGCTGCTGTCGGCGATTGGCGATGATCCCAACACAGCGACCCCGCGTTGGACTTTCGATACGCTTTATCTGTTCGATGGTGTGCCGCTTGTGCCCCTGGCACTGGGTATGTTTGCGCTGCCGGAATTGGCCGGCTTGATGATGCGCGGAGGCACGATTTCACGCAAGGGCCGTGGTGCCGCCATTGCCGGCCAATGGCAGGGCATTCGGGATACATTTGCAAATCTCGGTCTGGTTTTCCGCAGTTCAGTTCTGGGCGCTGGCCTGGGCGCCATTCCCGGCCTTGGCGCGTCAATCATCGACTGGATTGCCTACGGGGTGGCGGCCAAGACTGAGAAAGGCGCAGAGACAACCTTCGGACACGGCGATGTTCGGGGTGTCATTGCCTCTGAAAGTTCCAACAATGCCAAGGAAGGCGGATCGCTGATCCCGACCATAGCCTTCGGAGTTCCCGGAACGGCCTCAATGGCAATTTTGCTCGGGGCTTTCCAGATCCATGGCATTGTCCCCGGCCAGACCATGCTGACGGAGAAACTTGATCTGACCTATGCCATGGTCTGGAGCATTGCACTGGCCAATGTTCTGGGTGCCGGCATCTGTTTTCTGTTCGCAAATCAACTGGCGCGTCTGGCCCTTGTGCGCGTCGGAATTCTGGTCCCGGTGGTTCTGGCCGTCACGTTGCTCGGCGCGTTCCAGAACAGCGCTTCGATTGAGGATGTCTATGCTGTGATCGGCTTCGGGCTGCTTGGCATGATCATGAAAATCTTCGGCTGGTCGCGTCCCGCGCTGGTTCTGGGCTTTGTGCTGGGCAGTTTGATTGAACGCTATCTGGTTATTTCATATTCACTTGCCGGTGCCGGATTTCTGTTAAGGCCAATTGTCGCGATCATCATTGGGATGACGATTTTAGGGATCGTCATCCCGCTTTTCAAAAGTATAATTGGAAGGTGGCGCGGTCCAAAACAGGAAAACCGCGGCGGTTTTACCCTGGTCGTCAACGAAGACCTGATTTTCGCGGCACTTATTGTCATTGTGTTTCTGAGTGCATTTTTCACTCAGGAGGACTGGCCCCTGAAAGCACGGTTGATGCCAAACGTTTTTGCCGGTGCCGGTATCCTGTTTGCCATCTGGGTGGTATTCGGCGTGGCGCTGAGCAACAGCAACCAGCGAAAAGAGACCTCCGGTGCCGGAGTTGCCACAAATTTTCTGGTATTCGGTTTCAGTAACTTACGGGAAACATATCTGACAAAAAGCGCCATGCGCGGTTTGCGGTTTTTTCTCTACTGTTTCGGATTTGTTATCCTGGCGCAAATGACCGGCGTCCTGATATCGGTGTTTTTGCTGACGCTCATTTTATTGTCCTCTGAATCCAGGGAAAAACCTTGGATGGCGTTCTGCATTGCAGGTGCCGTTTTTCTGTTCTCATACGGATTGTTTCACCTGCTGGTGAATGTTCCCTGGCCAAATTCAATGCTCGGTGACGTGTTTCCCGCACTTCGCGACAGCTTTATGACCGACATTTTATAA
- a CDS encoding glycosyltransferase family 2 protein encodes MKTFEIDKAFEIVSGQPRRNDTSVFAVVRDEMYFLPAFLDHYRGLGYDQFVFLDDFSEDGTFEYLLDQRDCVVLRSSYRYGEPIKTDHFKKGKLNRAGIYLKYLIQTMLFEEQYITHVDADEFLILPNRFKVISDLVDYLKTNDIKSIHASSIEFFPEHISAINSDLAPQTFAEILNHCPFFDNTKLLELRSSANHRDVAKITGQSASSRLFERESIKDLRLPWADIPQFLLKRLPLKTAQSHVIKTPIAFRDKDSKMAGSHYANVPASAKVSVAMAHFVFTSNLPAKIANSLAWKSHARGATKYVSYSKLLKAMEIGNGSFLGPQSERFVDVRQLEETGLIVKPN; translated from the coding sequence ATGAAAACATTTGAAATCGACAAAGCGTTTGAGATTGTTTCCGGGCAGCCGCGTCGAAATGACACAAGCGTGTTCGCGGTTGTCAGAGATGAGATGTATTTTCTGCCCGCATTTCTCGATCACTACCGAGGCCTGGGATATGATCAGTTCGTATTTCTCGATGATTTTTCAGAAGATGGAACCTTTGAATATCTGCTCGATCAGCGCGACTGTGTCGTGTTGAGAAGCAGTTACAGATATGGCGAACCGATCAAGACCGACCATTTCAAAAAAGGCAAACTCAACCGCGCCGGGATTTATCTGAAATATCTGATCCAGACGATGCTGTTCGAGGAGCAATACATAACCCACGTCGATGCGGATGAATTCCTGATTTTACCAAACCGGTTCAAAGTCATTTCAGATTTGGTCGATTATCTGAAAACCAACGACATCAAGTCGATACACGCCAGCTCCATCGAATTTTTTCCCGAACATATCAGTGCAATCAACAGCGATCTTGCTCCGCAAACCTTTGCCGAGATTTTGAACCACTGCCCGTTCTTTGACAACACGAAGCTGCTGGAACTGCGCTCATCAGCAAATCATCGTGACGTCGCCAAAATTACAGGACAATCAGCATCCAGCCGATTGTTTGAACGGGAATCAATCAAGGATCTGAGATTGCCATGGGCGGATATTCCGCAATTTCTGCTGAAGCGGCTTCCTCTCAAAACCGCCCAGAGTCATGTCATCAAGACGCCAATTGCATTCAGAGATAAAGACTCCAAAATGGCAGGCTCGCACTATGCCAATGTACCAGCCAGTGCCAAAGTTTCCGTTGCTATGGCGCATTTTGTGTTCACGTCTAATCTGCCGGCAAAAATCGCAAATTCTCTGGCCTGGAAATCTCATGCTCGCGGAGCAACCAAATACGTGTCCTACTCAAAACTGTTGAAAGCAATGGAAATCGGCAACGGATCGTTTCTGGGACCTCAGTCAGAGCGGTTTGTGGATGTCAGACAGCTTGAAGAAACCGGCTTGATTGTAAAGCCGAATTGA